The sequence below is a genomic window from Leisingera sp. M658.
CAATCAAGGAGATCGTGCGCGACGCAGAAGATTCCAAATTCCAGGACGCGATGAACCGGGTTACGCAACGGCAGCTGAAGTCAGTGGATGTTCTCTATGGTTCCGAGGACAACCTGGAAGGCGCCCGCGCCTTTGCCGAAAAGCGCGATCCGGTCTGGAAGGGGCGCTGAGGCGGCGCCGCGCTTTGCGCGGCGTTTGGATCCCCGCCTGTCCAAAAGCAACATGGTAAAGGGGTGCTATACTTTTTGAAATCGCGCGATCAGGGCAGTGTCGTTCTTGTGCGCCCCCGTCGCGCGAGGTCCGTAGATGGGCAGTTCCGGCAGAGTAAGATTCTTGATCCAGTGCCCGCGCAGCAGCCGGCCGAAGGCTTCGGAAAACCCCGCCTTATCGTAGAACCGGGCATTCACCGACAAAGCAAACCAGGCATCGGGTGCGGCCACCCGCAACAGGGCGGGCAGGACTTCCGGGCCGAGGTGACCATGGGTGAAGGTGCCGGAAGAGACCACGCCGCGGTAGGACCCGCGCGGCACCGGGATGCCTTCCAGCAGATCGGCTTCGATCACGTCGCGGTAGGCATCCTTGCGCAAGGCTTCGGCCAGCATCGCGGCGCTTAGATCGGTGGCGTCGATAGGTTCTATTCCAATCGCCCGCAACGCTTGGCCGCACAGACCGGTGCCGGCACCGACGTCCAGCACCGGGCCGGCTCCGCCGGCGGCGGCAAAAACCTTGGCGGTCAACCCGGGCAGGAGGTAGCCCTGCCCGGCGGCGAAATCCTGGTCGTATGTGCTCGCCCAGTCCCTGTAAAGCCGTTTGGAATCGGCAGGTGTCTGCAGGGCGTAGGCGTTTGAAAGTCCCGGTTTCTGTTTATCCATGCGCGCCATGAAAAGGCTGATCGGGATTCGAATCAACCCTTGCACAGCAGGCGCGGTCAACGCATCTAGGAAGCATGAGGAAAACGCTGCTTTGTCTTGGATTTGGCTATACCGCCCGGGCGCTTGCGCCGCGCCTTCTGGTGCAGGGATGGCGGGTTATCGGCACTTCGCGCGAGGCTGTGGAGGCCGAAGGCGTGGAGATGATCACCTGGCCCGGGCAGGACGTTCCGCTGGACGGGGTCACCCATGTTCTAAGCTCGATAGGGCCGAACATGGCGGGTGACCCGGTGCTGGCCGCGATGGCTGGTCAAATCACTGCTGCACCCCGTCTGGAATG
It includes:
- a CDS encoding class I SAM-dependent methyltransferase yields the protein MDKQKPGLSNAYALQTPADSKRLYRDWASTYDQDFAAGQGYLLPGLTAKVFAAAGGAGPVLDVGAGTGLCGQALRAIGIEPIDATDLSAAMLAEALRKDAYRDVIEADLLEGIPVPRGSYRGVVSSGTFTHGHLGPEVLPALLRVAAPDAWFALSVNARFYDKAGFSEAFGRLLRGHWIKNLTLPELPIYGPRATGAHKNDTALIARFQKV